A genomic region of Paenibacillus sp. PL2-23 contains the following coding sequences:
- a CDS encoding DUF1540 domain-containing protein — protein sequence MAKDVLCEVNSCKHWAAGNQCNASSIYVVSHRGKQANNSEETDCKTFEPKV from the coding sequence ATGGCCAAAGATGTTCTGTGCGAAGTGAACTCCTGCAAGCATTGGGCTGCAGGCAACCAATGTAATGCTTCTTCGATTTACGTGGTCAGCCACCGCGGCAAACAAGCCAACAACTCGGAAGAAACAGATTGCAAAACGTTTGAACCAAAAGTGTAA
- a CDS encoding TIM barrel protein, whose protein sequence is MTMLSDRSRLSLPELGAPKLEVHMSWWGMTGLEQGGREYTLEQKIASIAQAGFDGINGFIPSPEEEEQWKRLLAYYGLTLSVNAYPSAPEDMSRFLERAVEFGGIQHINVQVMTPFVVEGRAVELLGDLNRLSREAGIPVYIETHRGTITQDLLRTCSYIEALDDLRLTIDLSHYVVAGEMHTISAEAEALLGKLLTRTGAIHARVSNGEQVQVDVGNGEHAMLRHFERWWRSGMAYWLDSAGQGDVLPFVVELGPPPYAITTDECGGRKHEISDRWEQSLFFMRMARGIWTELQQNFHKP, encoded by the coding sequence ATGACCATGTTATCGGATCGCTCTCGCTTGAGCCTTCCAGAGCTTGGTGCACCCAAGCTGGAGGTTCATATGTCCTGGTGGGGAATGACTGGACTGGAGCAGGGCGGAAGGGAATATACCCTAGAGCAAAAAATTGCATCGATTGCGCAAGCGGGCTTTGACGGCATTAACGGCTTCATCCCTTCTCCAGAGGAGGAGGAACAGTGGAAGCGGCTGTTGGCCTATTATGGCTTGACCCTGAGCGTGAATGCGTACCCTTCCGCACCGGAGGATATGAGCCGGTTCCTGGAGAGGGCTGTGGAATTTGGGGGCATCCAGCATATTAACGTGCAGGTGATGACGCCCTTCGTGGTGGAGGGCAGAGCTGTAGAGCTGCTTGGAGACCTGAATCGGTTGTCTCGCGAGGCTGGCATTCCGGTCTATATCGAGACTCATCGGGGCACGATTACACAGGATTTGCTGCGTACATGCTCTTATATCGAAGCTCTGGATGATCTTCGCCTGACGATCGATCTGTCTCATTATGTAGTGGCGGGGGAGATGCATACCATAAGCGCCGAGGCGGAGGCACTGCTTGGAAAGCTGCTGACGCGCACAGGGGCTATTCATGCCAGAGTATCGAACGGCGAGCAGGTGCAGGTGGACGTTGGGAATGGCGAGCATGCCATGCTGCGGCATTTCGAGCGATGGTGGCGCAGCGGGATGGCCTATTGGCTGGACTCTGCCGGTCAAGGGGACGTTTTGCCGTTTGTCGTGGAGCTGGGCCCCCCGCCTTATGCGATCACGACGGACGAATGCGGCGGCCGCAAGCATGAGATCAGCGATCGGTGGGAGCAGTCGTTGTTCTTCATGAGAATGGCTAGGGGAATATGGACGGAGCTTCAGCAAAATTTCCACAAACCCTGA
- a CDS encoding UbiD family decarboxylase, giving the protein MYPTLEACVNDLERNGHLVRIREEVDPDLEMAAIHLRVFEAGGPALLFENVKGTRYRAVSNLFGTLERSKFIFRQTWESTQNVIALRNDPIKALKQPLRHARAATAATKALPMRQGGGAAGFEEIAVSELPLIKHWPMDGGAFVTLPQVYTEDPDKPGIMNANLGMYRVQLTGNDYITDTEIGLHYQIHRGIGIHQHKADRKGEPLKVSIFVGGPPSHTLSAVMPLPEGLSELTFAGLLAGRRFRYGYEDGYCISREADFVITGEIHSGETKPEGPFGDHLGYYSLVHPFPMMRVHKVYARPGAIWPFTVVGRPPQEDTAFGALIHELTGDAVKQEIPGVKEVHAVDAAGVHPLLFAIGSERYTPYAPAKQPAELLTIANRILGTGQLSLAKYLFIAAEEQEPISTHDEAAFLSYILERIDLQRDIHFQTNTTIDTLDYSGTGLNQGSKVILAACGDKKRELGASVPAQLQGLRDFVHPRLVQPGIVALEGPAFASYAEAERQLQELSEAIAERGAMPECPLIVLCDDSAFLSASLSNFLWATFTRSNPSHDMYGVNSGYSFKHWGCDNLIIDARTKPHHAPPLIPDPAVQKRIDRLFASGGSLSGVR; this is encoded by the coding sequence ATGTACCCAACATTGGAAGCATGCGTCAATGATCTGGAACGAAATGGACATCTCGTGCGGATTCGGGAGGAGGTCGATCCTGACCTGGAGATGGCCGCCATTCATCTAAGGGTGTTCGAGGCGGGAGGACCGGCTCTCTTGTTTGAGAATGTGAAAGGCACACGCTACCGGGCAGTCTCCAATCTGTTCGGGACGTTGGAGCGAAGCAAGTTTATTTTCCGGCAGACATGGGAATCGACGCAGAACGTCATTGCGCTGCGCAACGATCCCATCAAGGCGCTGAAGCAGCCGCTTCGTCATGCCCGGGCCGCAACGGCGGCAACGAAGGCACTGCCCATGCGGCAAGGCGGCGGCGCTGCCGGCTTCGAGGAAATCGCGGTCAGCGAGCTGCCGCTGATCAAGCATTGGCCTATGGATGGAGGAGCCTTCGTCACGCTGCCGCAGGTATATACCGAAGACCCGGACAAGCCCGGCATCATGAATGCGAACCTGGGCATGTATCGGGTGCAGCTAACAGGTAATGACTACATCACGGACACGGAGATTGGCCTGCATTATCAGATTCATAGGGGCATCGGCATTCACCAGCACAAAGCGGACCGCAAGGGCGAGCCGCTCAAGGTAAGCATCTTCGTCGGCGGACCTCCCTCGCATACGCTGTCGGCCGTTATGCCTCTGCCGGAGGGCCTCAGCGAGCTAACCTTCGCCGGCTTATTGGCGGGACGCCGCTTCCGGTATGGCTATGAGGACGGCTACTGTATTAGCCGCGAAGCGGATTTTGTCATAACCGGGGAGATTCATTCCGGCGAGACGAAGCCCGAAGGACCATTCGGCGACCATCTGGGCTATTACAGCCTCGTGCACCCCTTCCCTATGATGCGCGTTCACAAGGTCTATGCGAGGCCTGGCGCCATCTGGCCGTTCACCGTCGTCGGCCGGCCGCCGCAGGAGGATACCGCGTTCGGAGCGCTTATTCATGAGCTGACCGGAGACGCGGTCAAGCAGGAAATTCCCGGCGTGAAGGAGGTGCATGCCGTGGATGCGGCAGGCGTCCACCCGCTCCTGTTCGCGATCGGCAGCGAGCGGTATACGCCATATGCGCCTGCCAAGCAGCCGGCTGAGCTGCTGACAATCGCGAATCGTATTCTCGGCACGGGCCAGCTGAGCCTTGCCAAATATTTGTTTATTGCCGCCGAGGAGCAGGAGCCGATCAGCACGCATGACGAAGCGGCGTTTCTCTCGTATATACTGGAGCGAATCGATCTGCAGCGGGATATTCATTTCCAGACGAATACAACCATTGATACGCTGGACTATTCCGGCACGGGCCTGAACCAGGGCAGCAAGGTGATTCTGGCCGCCTGCGGGGACAAGAAGCGCGAGCTGGGCGCCAGTGTGCCGGCGCAGCTGCAAGGGCTGCGGGACTTCGTTCATCCGCGGCTCGTTCAGCCCGGCATCGTGGCGCTGGAAGGCCCGGCGTTTGCAAGCTATGCCGAGGCGGAGCGCCAGCTGCAGGAGCTGTCCGAGGCGATCGCTGAGCGCGGCGCTATGCCGGAATGCCCGCTGATCGTGCTCTGCGACGACAGCGCGTTCCTCTCGGCGTCGCTGTCCAACTTCCTGTGGGCGACCTTCACCCGCAGCAATCCGTCCCATGACATGTACGGGGTGAACAGCGGCTATTCCTTCAAGCATTGGGGCTGCGACAACCTCATCATCGACGCTCGAACCAAGCCTCACCATGCTCCGCCGCTCATCCCCGATCCCGCTGTTCAGAAGCGGATCGACCGCCTATTCGCCTCCGGCGGCAGCTTGAGCGGCGTGCGATAG
- a CDS encoding metalloregulator ArsR/SmtB family transcription factor, with amino-acid sequence MDSTTFSALAEPHRLRIVDLLAGGPLSVGEIAERLQLRQPQASKHLKVLLEAGLVEVEAEANRRNYKLRIQPLQQMDEWLERYRRIWNERYDNLERYLQKMQEKPKS; translated from the coding sequence ATGGACAGCACAACGTTTAGCGCTCTGGCAGAACCACACCGATTACGCATCGTAGATTTGCTGGCTGGCGGACCGCTCTCCGTTGGGGAGATCGCGGAGCGCCTTCAGCTGAGGCAGCCGCAGGCGTCAAAGCATCTGAAGGTTTTGTTGGAGGCCGGTCTGGTTGAGGTCGAAGCCGAAGCGAATCGGCGGAACTACAAGCTCCGCATTCAGCCTCTGCAGCAGATGGATGAATGGCTGGAGCGATACCGGCGGATCTGGAATGAGCGTTACGACAACTTGGAGCGTTATTTGCAGAAGATGCAAGAAAAGCCTAAATCGTAA
- a CDS encoding SRPBCC domain-containing protein, with the protein MMTNQMLSKVEGNVLILERVFNAPRELVFQAFSEAEHLKQWWGPRGWTVPVCHVDFRPGGVWHYCMKCEDKNQGDFYGMESWGKGIYKNIVTGELIEYTDYFSDAEGNLNADMPSTEIVLEFIEVDGGTKLLNKATYASAESLQQVLDMGMEQGITETWDRLEEHLQNV; encoded by the coding sequence ATGATGACAAACCAAATGCTAAGCAAGGTAGAAGGCAACGTATTGATCCTGGAGCGCGTATTCAATGCCCCCCGCGAGCTGGTATTCCAAGCATTCTCCGAAGCTGAGCACCTGAAGCAATGGTGGGGACCTCGCGGATGGACAGTCCCGGTATGCCATGTGGACTTCCGCCCGGGCGGCGTATGGCACTACTGCATGAAATGCGAGGATAAGAACCAAGGCGACTTCTACGGCATGGAATCCTGGGGCAAGGGGATCTACAAGAACATCGTCACAGGAGAGCTTATCGAATACACGGACTACTTCTCCGATGCTGAAGGCAATTTAAACGCAGACATGCCGAGCACAGAAATTGTCCTCGAGTTTATAGAAGTGGATGGCGGAACCAAGTTGCTCAACAAGGCGACGTATGCTTCGGCGGAATCGCTCCAGCAAGTGCTGGATATGGGCATGGAGCAGGGCATCACAGAAACCTGGGATCGCCTCGAAGAGCACCTGCAGAACGTCTAA
- a CDS encoding iron chelate uptake ABC transporter family permease subunit has protein sequence MMNPTNTIQLIMSGRRQRRRRYVLITSILAIISVALCGLMLYLGNTLYSVDVIARVLMGEPIKGASFAIETIRLPRMLAGLFAGFAFGLAGSVFQTMLRNPLANPNVLGITAGSSVAAVFCIIILHTSEAVLFIASVVAGLLTVLVLYLLSIRGTFALGRLILIGIGLDAMLGALIAYLLRISSEHDVATAYRWLSGSLNGSQMEELPTLIITVLVCTPIVILLGKRLSLLELGEQAATSLGIHTDKTRIMLILATVCMISVATATTGPIAFVAFLAGPIARRLVGAGYSTVIPAGLVGVILVLASDLIGQFAFQTRFPVGVITGILGAPYLIYLLIRMNRKGDF, from the coding sequence ATTTCTGTGGCCCTTTGCGGCTTGATGCTGTACCTGGGCAACACCCTGTATTCCGTGGATGTCATCGCGCGGGTGTTGATGGGGGAGCCAATCAAGGGTGCTTCGTTTGCGATTGAGACGATACGGCTCCCTAGAATGCTCGCCGGTCTGTTCGCCGGCTTCGCTTTCGGCTTAGCGGGAAGCGTGTTCCAGACGATGCTTCGCAACCCGCTTGCGAATCCCAATGTCCTGGGGATAACGGCCGGCTCCAGCGTTGCGGCTGTATTCTGCATTATTATTCTCCATACAAGCGAAGCTGTGCTGTTCATCGCTTCCGTTGTTGCCGGCCTTCTTACGGTATTGGTGCTTTATCTGCTATCCATTAGAGGGACATTCGCGTTAGGGCGGCTGATTCTCATTGGCATCGGCTTGGACGCCATGCTTGGGGCGCTTATCGCTTATTTGCTGCGCATCAGCTCTGAGCATGACGTCGCTACAGCGTACCGTTGGTTAAGCGGTAGTCTTAACGGCTCCCAGATGGAGGAGCTGCCTACGCTTATCATTACGGTGCTGGTATGTACGCCTATTGTCATTCTGCTAGGGAAGAGGCTTAGTCTGCTGGAGCTGGGTGAGCAGGCGGCGACATCGCTTGGCATCCATACCGACAAAACACGAATCATGCTCATTCTGGCCACAGTGTGCATGATCTCCGTTGCTACCGCTACAACGGGTCCGATTGCCTTCGTGGCGTTCCTGGCTGGACCGATTGCAAGGCGGTTAGTCGGAGCAGGCTATTCTACGGTCATTCCAGCAGGTCTTGTCGGCGTCATCCTGGTGCTGGCATCGGATTTAATCGGACAATTTGCGTTTCAGACCAGATTCCCCGTCGGCGTTATTACCGGTATTCTGGGAGCGCCTTATCTGATCTATCTGCTTATCCGAATGAATCGAAAGGGAGATTTCTAA
- a CDS encoding ABC transporter ATP-binding protein, which translates to MKPLHQFQAEDTVSGYENRRVVHGVSLSIPSNQISVIIGANACGKSTLLKTMARLIKPEGGRVTLDGKSIDQYPPKQLAKIVGLLPQSPIVPEGITVSDLIGRGRFPHQTWLGGWSKKDYEAVAEAMDIMKITELANLNIDELSGGQRQRVWIAMALAQQTDILFLDEPTTFLDITYQVEILDLLTDLNRKHGTTIVMVLHDINLSARYADYIFALREGKLIAEGEPSKVITSDLIKDVFGMDCTVISDPVSGSPLIVPIGRHHVHA; encoded by the coding sequence ATGAAGCCGTTGCATCAGTTCCAAGCGGAGGATACCGTCTCGGGCTACGAGAACAGAAGGGTTGTCCATGGCGTAAGCCTCTCTATTCCCAGCAATCAGATCAGCGTCATAATCGGCGCCAACGCCTGCGGGAAGTCGACGCTGCTCAAGACGATGGCCAGACTGATCAAGCCGGAAGGCGGTCGAGTGACGCTCGACGGCAAGTCGATCGATCAATACCCGCCCAAGCAGCTAGCCAAAATCGTCGGACTGCTCCCGCAATCGCCTATCGTGCCGGAAGGCATCACAGTCTCGGATCTGATCGGTCGAGGACGGTTCCCGCATCAGACCTGGCTGGGCGGTTGGTCCAAGAAGGATTACGAGGCCGTGGCGGAGGCTATGGATATTATGAAGATTACGGAGCTGGCTAATCTGAACATCGACGAGCTGTCCGGCGGTCAACGCCAGCGCGTCTGGATTGCGATGGCTTTGGCACAGCAGACCGATATCTTGTTCCTGGATGAGCCGACGACCTTCCTGGATATTACCTATCAGGTTGAAATCCTGGATCTGCTCACCGATTTGAACCGGAAGCATGGCACAACGATAGTGATGGTGCTTCACGACATTAACTTATCCGCCCGTTATGCGGATTATATCTTCGCGCTCCGCGAAGGGAAGCTGATCGCAGAGGGCGAGCCGTCCAAGGTCATTACGAGCGACCTGATTAAGGATGTGTTCGGCATGGATTGCACGGTCATCAGCGATCCCGTCTCCGGATCGCCTCTGATCGTACCTATTGGGCGTCATCATGTACATGCTTAG
- a CDS encoding glycoside hydrolase family 9 protein: MGASHTIDIAVNQLGYRSQDLKLAVMRGGSGSFRLVDMASGGTVWQGETGVAERDAASGETVSRADFSAWQQPGVYRIESGDGSVSCPFVISDEVYVDAHAALLKAFYFFRCGMELEERYAGPWKHGACHSSPAIVYGDEEKRVDAYGGWHDAGDYGKYVGPGAKAVADLLLAEELYPEAFARPLLIPETDGDMPDVLHECRYELEWMLRMQDGETGGVYHKLTTLVFPPGDTMPEEDTAELYVSPISATATGCFAAVMAMAARRYIAYDGHFAETCLSASKRAWSWLEGNPDAPGFRNPPEIATGEYGDPIDADERYWAAAELYRTTGEAAYHQAFQALVDQVEAQGLFELGWSNMSGYGSLAYIRTEREKSPELASRLREGWLGRAEELAAVSEKDGYGISLLPKHYIWGSNMLVLNNAMLLLLADRLSGSALYERHALAHVHYLFGMNVVGMSYVTGFGNNAIRYPHHRPSEGDGVDEPVPGLVSGGPNAGLHDDYAKQHLAGRAPAASFADVMESYSTNEVTIYWNSPAVFVMSHFVQ, encoded by the coding sequence ATGGGAGCAAGCCATACGATTGACATCGCGGTTAATCAGCTCGGCTATAGAAGCCAGGATTTGAAGCTCGCTGTAATGAGAGGCGGAAGCGGTAGCTTCCGACTCGTGGATATGGCCAGCGGCGGCACGGTATGGCAAGGGGAGACTGGCGTCGCCGAGCGGGACGCGGCAAGCGGGGAGACGGTCAGCCGCGCGGACTTCTCCGCTTGGCAGCAGCCCGGGGTTTACCGGATCGAGAGCGGGGACGGGAGCGTGTCCTGCCCATTCGTGATTAGCGATGAGGTGTATGTAGACGCGCACGCCGCATTATTGAAAGCGTTCTACTTCTTCCGCTGCGGGATGGAACTGGAGGAGAGGTATGCTGGCCCGTGGAAGCATGGCGCCTGTCATTCCTCCCCTGCCATTGTCTACGGGGATGAAGAGAAGCGGGTAGATGCGTACGGGGGCTGGCATGATGCCGGCGATTATGGCAAATATGTGGGTCCAGGCGCCAAGGCCGTGGCGGATCTGCTGCTGGCGGAGGAGCTTTACCCGGAGGCGTTCGCAAGACCGCTGCTTATACCCGAGACGGATGGCGACATGCCGGACGTGCTGCACGAATGCCGGTATGAGCTGGAATGGATGCTGCGGATGCAGGATGGGGAGACGGGCGGCGTCTATCACAAGCTGACTACGCTTGTGTTCCCTCCAGGGGATACGATGCCGGAGGAGGATACGGCGGAGTTGTATGTCTCGCCCATATCGGCGACGGCGACAGGCTGCTTCGCTGCTGTCATGGCGATGGCCGCAAGACGTTATATCGCCTATGATGGTCATTTTGCGGAGACGTGTCTGTCTGCCTCCAAGCGCGCATGGTCCTGGCTTGAAGGGAACCCGGACGCACCGGGCTTCCGCAATCCGCCTGAGATCGCGACGGGAGAATATGGGGACCCTATTGACGCCGACGAACGGTATTGGGCGGCGGCGGAGCTGTACCGGACCACGGGAGAGGCTGCGTATCACCAGGCCTTCCAGGCGCTGGTGGATCAGGTGGAAGCGCAAGGCTTGTTCGAGCTGGGCTGGTCGAATATGAGCGGCTACGGCTCGCTTGCGTATATACGTACGGAGCGGGAGAAGTCCCCGGAGCTGGCGTCCCGTCTGCGGGAGGGCTGGCTTGGCCGCGCTGAAGAGCTGGCGGCTGTATCGGAGAAGGACGGCTACGGCATATCGCTCCTGCCGAAGCATTATATTTGGGGCAGCAATATGCTGGTGCTGAACAATGCGATGCTGCTGCTGCTGGCAGATCGGCTGTCAGGCTCCGCCCTGTATGAGCGCCATGCTCTTGCGCATGTTCATTATTTGTTCGGGATGAATGTTGTCGGCATGAGCTATGTCACGGGCTTTGGGAACAACGCTATCCGCTATCCGCATCATCGCCCATCAGAGGGAGACGGTGTAGATGAGCCGGTTCCCGGGCTTGTCTCCGGCGGCCCCAATGCGGGTCTGCATGACGACTACGCGAAGCAGCATTTGGCGGGCAGGGCGCCGGCTGCCTCGTTCGCCGACGTGATGGAGAGCTATTCCACGAATGAAGTGACCATCTACTGGAATTCGCCTGCGGTGTTTGTTATGTCTCATTTTGTCCAGTAG